From the genome of Acidobacteriota bacterium, one region includes:
- a CDS encoding HAD-IC family P-type ATPase, producing the protein MPTRGLSTAEATSGLETTGPNSLPEPTPDPWWRRFARQFESPLIYILLVALVIDLVIWTLEGADGLAVESLAIGSILLLNAGLGVYQEGKAEAALQRLKQLAASLVWVLRDGKLTRLPATELVPGDVVRVEAGDRIAADGVLVDAQGILVDESILTGESLPVEKALEDEVFSGTLAVRGHGYVAITRTGANSAMGRLAVMIGGIEAGKTPLEQRLGVFGTQVAKAVLVLAVAITLGGLYVEGLSGIGHVLLFAVALAVAAVPEGLPAVLTLALSLGVERMAKRKAVVRRLSAVEALGSVTVIATDKTGTLTENRMFVKDLDTVDRATALMAMVLANDADLVTGAGDPLELALLDYARTAGLDAGEIVKRHPRRGLLPFDSRHKYMRVTVDDGGGRVSFLKGAPEVLLARSDLSSAERRSWEEKADGYAGEGFRVLALATRAGDGDESLEFLGLVLLWDPPRPEVPDAIRRAQAAGIRVVMITGDHPATALAVATAVGIPPSRVMTGVDLEELSADEVQRAVHSTNVFARVAPEHKLRLVEALQASGEVVAMTGDGVNDAPALKRADVGVAMGLRGSDVSREVAHLVLLDDNFATIVAAIEEGRGIYENIQKFVRFLFSTNLALVLLVVGGVVGSYLLDLKDPAGGLLLPLTAVQLLWINIVADGPPALALALDRNPGLMAQPPRDPKAPLLDRASLQFIVVTGVVKAATGGALLFSLPLYGFSVAVTRTLVFLFESIAQLVFAYPARHVQVMPLVNGWLHLAVVLGIVLQVATVLVPSLRLLLGLEPLGADAFIWVGGGVLMTWAVAEVVSHVMWRRSGGSRH; encoded by the coding sequence ATGCCCACGCGCGGACTGTCGACAGCCGAGGCCACGTCGGGTCTGGAGACCACGGGCCCCAACTCCCTTCCAGAACCGACCCCCGACCCGTGGTGGCGACGTTTCGCCCGTCAGTTCGAGAGTCCCCTGATCTACATCCTGCTGGTGGCGTTGGTCATCGACCTCGTGATCTGGACGCTCGAAGGCGCTGACGGGCTCGCCGTCGAGAGCCTTGCGATCGGCAGCATTCTTCTACTCAACGCGGGTCTCGGCGTGTATCAGGAAGGGAAGGCCGAAGCCGCGCTGCAGCGGCTGAAGCAACTCGCCGCGTCACTGGTGTGGGTCCTGCGTGACGGCAAGCTGACCCGTCTGCCGGCCACCGAGCTCGTTCCGGGAGACGTTGTCAGGGTTGAGGCCGGTGATCGCATTGCCGCCGACGGCGTGCTGGTCGATGCCCAGGGCATTCTGGTGGACGAGTCGATCCTGACGGGCGAGTCCCTGCCCGTCGAAAAGGCGCTCGAAGACGAAGTCTTCAGCGGCACGCTGGCAGTCCGCGGACACGGCTACGTGGCCATCACGCGTACCGGCGCCAACAGCGCCATGGGCCGCCTGGCCGTCATGATCGGCGGAATCGAGGCCGGCAAGACCCCGCTCGAACAACGCCTGGGCGTGTTTGGCACGCAGGTCGCGAAGGCCGTTCTCGTGCTCGCGGTCGCGATCACGCTGGGCGGGCTTTATGTCGAGGGGCTTTCCGGCATCGGCCATGTGTTGCTGTTCGCGGTGGCGCTCGCCGTCGCCGCCGTCCCGGAGGGGCTCCCGGCGGTCTTGACGTTGGCCCTGTCGCTCGGGGTCGAGCGCATGGCGAAGCGGAAGGCGGTGGTGCGCCGGCTCTCGGCCGTGGAGGCGCTCGGGTCGGTCACGGTGATCGCCACCGACAAGACCGGCACGCTGACCGAGAACCGGATGTTCGTGAAGGACCTCGACACCGTCGACCGCGCGACGGCGCTCATGGCGATGGTCCTGGCCAACGACGCGGACCTGGTGACCGGGGCCGGCGATCCCCTCGAGCTGGCGCTGCTCGACTACGCCCGCACCGCGGGGCTGGATGCAGGGGAAATCGTCAAGCGCCATCCCCGGCGGGGACTGTTGCCCTTCGACAGCCGGCACAAATACATGCGGGTCACGGTGGACGACGGCGGCGGCCGAGTGAGCTTCCTCAAGGGTGCCCCCGAGGTCCTGCTGGCGCGCTCCGATCTGAGCAGCGCGGAGCGACGCAGCTGGGAGGAGAAGGCAGACGGCTATGCGGGCGAGGGCTTTCGGGTGCTGGCGCTCGCCACCCGTGCGGGCGACGGCGACGAGAGTCTCGAGTTCCTCGGCCTCGTCCTGCTGTGGGATCCGCCACGGCCCGAGGTGCCCGACGCGATTCGCCGAGCCCAGGCGGCCGGCATTCGGGTCGTCATGATCACCGGCGACCACCCCGCCACCGCCCTGGCCGTGGCGACTGCGGTCGGCATCCCGCCGAGCCGGGTGATGACGGGCGTCGACCTCGAGGAGTTGTCGGCAGACGAGGTGCAGCGCGCCGTGCACAGCACGAACGTCTTTGCTCGCGTCGCGCCCGAGCACAAGCTCCGGCTGGTCGAGGCGTTGCAGGCGTCCGGCGAAGTCGTGGCCATGACCGGCGACGGCGTCAACGACGCGCCGGCTCTCAAACGCGCCGATGTCGGTGTCGCGATGGGACTGCGCGGCAGCGACGTGTCCAGAGAAGTTGCGCATCTGGTGCTCCTGGACGACAACTTCGCCACGATTGTCGCGGCCATCGAGGAAGGCCGCGGCATCTACGAGAACATCCAGAAGTTCGTTCGCTTCCTGTTCTCGACCAACCTCGCGCTCGTGTTGCTGGTGGTCGGCGGCGTGGTCGGCTCGTACTTGCTGGATCTGAAGGATCCCGCCGGAGGCCTCCTGCTTCCATTGACCGCGGTGCAACTGTTGTGGATCAACATCGTGGCCGATGGCCCGCCGGCCCTGGCGCTGGCGCTCGACCGCAATCCCGGCCTGATGGCGCAGCCCCCTCGTGATCCCAAGGCGCCGCTGCTCGACCGTGCTTCGCTCCAGTTCATCGTCGTCACCGGGGTCGTCAAGGCCGCGACGGGTGGGGCGTTGCTCTTCAGCCTGCCGCTCTACGGCTTCAGCGTGGCGGTGACACGCACGCTGGTCTTTCTCTTTGAATCCATTGCCCAGCTGGTGTTCGCGTATCCCGCCCGCCACGTGCAGGTCATGCCGCTGGTCAATGGATGGCTGCACCTGGCCGTCGTGCTCGGAATCGTCCTGCAGGTGGCGACCGTGCTGGTGCCAAGCCTTCGTCTGCTCCTGGGACTCGAACCGCTGGGTGCCGACGCGTTCATCTGGGTGGGCGGTGGCGTCCTAATGACGTGGGCGGTCGCCGAGGTCGTTAGTCACGTGATGTGGCGGCGGAGTGGGGGCAGCCGCCACTGA
- the nhaR gene encoding transcriptional activator NhaR has translation MEWLNYHHLYYFWVVGRTGSVAAASRELRLTHPTISAQIHQLEDIIGEKLFRRAGRGLALTEVGQVAFRYANDIFGLGREFMDVVKRRSTPQVMRLAIGVTDFLPKSMVQRLLEPALRMDGPLRLICREDRSLTDFLDELSMHALDLVLADAPAGVGSPLKLFNHLLGDCGTTIYGSPRLAASLKRRFPRSLDGARFLVPGVNAALRRGIEQWFDAQGIRPQVVAEIDDSSLLQVLAAGGHGVFAGPSVMEADVRANYGLRPVGAIPSLRQRFYAISVEQRLRHPGAVAICQNARDEYFV, from the coding sequence ATGGAGTGGCTGAACTACCACCACCTGTACTACTTCTGGGTGGTGGGACGAACCGGTAGCGTCGCCGCCGCGAGTCGCGAGTTGCGCTTGACGCACCCGACCATCAGCGCTCAGATCCACCAGCTCGAAGACATCATTGGGGAGAAGCTGTTCCGGCGCGCCGGTCGAGGACTGGCCCTGACCGAGGTCGGGCAGGTCGCGTTTCGCTATGCCAACGACATCTTCGGACTGGGACGGGAGTTCATGGACGTCGTCAAGCGGCGATCGACCCCGCAGGTCATGCGGCTCGCGATTGGCGTCACCGACTTCCTGCCGAAGTCGATGGTGCAGCGGCTCCTGGAGCCCGCACTTCGGATGGACGGACCGCTGCGATTGATCTGTCGTGAGGACCGTTCGCTGACCGACTTCCTCGACGAGTTGTCGATGCATGCGCTCGATCTGGTGCTGGCCGATGCGCCGGCCGGCGTCGGTTCTCCGTTGAAGCTCTTCAATCACCTCCTCGGCGACTGTGGCACGACGATCTATGGCTCGCCGCGGCTCGCCGCGTCCCTGAAGCGGAGGTTCCCCCGCTCCTTGGACGGGGCACGGTTCCTGGTGCCCGGCGTCAACGCGGCCCTGCGGCGCGGGATCGAGCAGTGGTTCGATGCCCAGGGGATCCGGCCACAGGTGGTCGCGGAGATCGACGACAGCAGTCTGCTGCAGGTGCTGGCCGCCGGCGGTCACGGCGTGTTCGCCGGCCCCAGCGTGATGGAAGCCGACGTGCGCGCCAACTACGGGCTGCGGCCGGTGGGCGCCATCCCCTCGCTGCGCCAGCGCTTCTACGCCATCTCGGTCGAGCAGCGCTTGCGGCACCCGGGTGCGGTCGCCATCTGCCAGAATGCGCGTGACGAGTACTTCGTCTGA
- a CDS encoding Xaa-Pro peptidase family protein → MNPRRLHRPAVAPNIRIAALAALMLASAVLLRGQGVAPFQDDFPAGEFVARRNQVFDAIGPQAIALIQGAPGVDGFKVFRQSNEFYYLSGLESPHAYLVLDGRTRRAILYLSHRNEALERSTGTVWSAEDHAEVKRLTGVDDVAPVELLSRQTFNTMLRGPRPVLYVPFSPAEGEAQSRDEMLGHQAGVAADPWDGRPSREAHFLRLLDERYPSLERRNLTPILDGLRMIKSPREIALIRQASVLAGLGLLEAMKSTRPGVFEYQVAAAARFTFLANGSRFEGYNPIAGGGTNAWMGHYSRNLDPLKAGDMVLMDYAPDLRYYTSDVTRMWPVSGTHTEAQRTLADFILEYRTAFFRHIKPGVTPEEVLVLARRDMEPVLARTQFAKATHRKAAEEMLTFRGHLQHPVGMTVHDPGVIWGQPFREGMVFTIDPMMWIPDEKLYVRMEDTIVITKDGMENFTASLASTPQEIEAVMQQDGLLARVPRLR, encoded by the coding sequence ATGAACCCACGTAGACTGCATCGTCCGGCCGTCGCGCCGAACATTCGAATCGCCGCCCTGGCGGCGCTGATGCTGGCGTCGGCCGTGCTGCTGCGCGGCCAGGGCGTCGCGCCGTTCCAGGACGACTTTCCCGCCGGCGAGTTCGTCGCCCGGCGCAACCAGGTCTTCGACGCCATCGGCCCGCAGGCCATTGCCCTCATCCAGGGCGCGCCCGGGGTGGACGGCTTCAAGGTCTTTCGGCAGTCCAACGAGTTCTACTACCTGAGCGGACTCGAGAGCCCGCATGCGTATCTCGTGCTCGACGGCCGGACGCGCCGCGCGATCCTCTACCTGTCGCATCGCAACGAGGCTCTCGAACGCAGCACCGGCACCGTCTGGTCGGCCGAGGACCACGCCGAGGTCAAGCGGCTCACCGGCGTGGACGATGTGGCGCCCGTGGAGTTGCTGTCGCGCCAGACCTTCAACACCATGCTGCGCGGACCGCGGCCGGTGCTGTATGTGCCTTTCAGCCCCGCCGAAGGCGAGGCGCAAAGCCGCGACGAAATGCTCGGCCACCAGGCCGGGGTCGCCGCTGACCCGTGGGACGGGCGTCCGTCGCGCGAGGCGCACTTCCTGCGCCTGCTCGACGAGCGGTATCCCTCGCTCGAGCGCCGCAACCTGACGCCGATTCTCGACGGGCTGAGAATGATCAAGAGCCCGCGCGAGATCGCGCTCATCCGGCAGGCCTCGGTGCTGGCTGGACTGGGACTGCTGGAGGCCATGAAGAGCACGCGTCCGGGCGTGTTCGAGTATCAAGTGGCCGCCGCCGCGCGGTTCACCTTCCTGGCCAACGGGTCGCGCTTCGAGGGCTACAACCCGATCGCCGGTGGTGGCACCAACGCCTGGATGGGCCATTATTCGCGCAACCTCGATCCGCTGAAGGCCGGCGACATGGTGCTGATGGATTACGCGCCCGACCTGCGGTACTACACGAGCGACGTCACCCGCATGTGGCCGGTGAGCGGCACCCATACCGAGGCGCAGCGCACGCTGGCCGACTTCATTCTCGAATACCGGACCGCGTTCTTCCGCCACATCAAACCAGGGGTGACGCCGGAGGAGGTGCTGGTGCTGGCGCGCCGCGACATGGAGCCGGTGCTGGCCCGGACCCAGTTCGCGAAAGCCACTCACCGCAAGGCGGCCGAAGAGATGCTGACGTTTCGCGGCCACCTGCAGCATCCCGTGGGCATGACGGTGCACGATCCAGGCGTGATCTGGGGGCAGCCGTTTCGCGAGGGCATGGTCTTCACCATCGACCCGATGATGTGGATCCCCGACGAGAAGCTCTACGTCAGGATGGAAGACACCATCGTCATCACGAAGGACGGCATGGAAAACTTCACGGCGTCGCTCGCGAGCACGCCGCAGGAGATCGAGGCGGTGATGCAACAGGACGGGCTGCTGGCGCGAGTTCCGCGACTGCGGTAG
- a CDS encoding M28 family metallopeptidase yields the protein MRACLSLQIVLGLAVLALVSGCQGADSVARQPQEGVASTNLDDPGVRSALDAIKGDLIKQHMSTLADDALEGRGLGTAGYDKALDYVETTLKSYGVEPAGENGGFRQRVPLRNSSVVEGASFLKVTSKAGTKTLAYGVDYMLAPDHLREKVTIDDAPVAFVGYGVSAPALGYDDYAGAGTLAGKVVVYLSGAPASLPSNERAYYSSGAVKDAEAVKRGAIGTISFTSPDDPRFRWDVSVATSKQGSFAWVNAQGQPSRGDAALRGSASLNHSGAAALFTGAPTPLAEIFKTAAASKPQAFDLATRVSIATSSTRKDIDSANLVGRVKGSDPQLQAEHVVYIAHVDHFGRGVAMNGDDIYNGAHDNASGVAVVLEIAHAAATLPTRSRRSALFLFVTAEERGLLGSDYFARHPTVPRESIVADMTLDMPFLFHPLLDIVPYGAQHSSLMAPVTKAAQHLGIALAEDPIPEQVLFIRSDHFSFVRQGVPSLFIKSGFTTGDPARDGGQINAAYRRDVYHKPNDDMNQAFDFEAGAAHARLNFLTGWLVAQETARPTWNPGDFFGQLFSAAAR from the coding sequence ATGCGCGCGTGTCTCAGTTTGCAGATTGTTCTTGGCCTCGCCGTGTTGGCGCTGGTCAGTGGCTGCCAAGGTGCGGATTCAGTCGCCAGGCAACCCCAGGAAGGGGTTGCCTCCACCAACCTTGACGACCCGGGTGTCCGCTCCGCGCTCGACGCGATCAAGGGCGACCTCATCAAGCAGCACATGAGCACGCTGGCCGACGATGCGCTCGAGGGGCGGGGGTTGGGGACGGCGGGGTACGACAAGGCGCTCGACTACGTCGAGACCACGCTGAAGTCCTACGGCGTCGAGCCCGCGGGCGAGAACGGCGGATTCCGGCAGCGCGTGCCGCTCCGGAACAGCTCGGTGGTTGAGGGCGCGAGCTTCCTGAAGGTGACCTCGAAGGCCGGCACCAAAACGCTCGCCTACGGCGTCGACTACATGCTCGCGCCCGATCACTTGCGCGAGAAGGTCACGATTGATGACGCGCCGGTCGCGTTTGTCGGCTACGGCGTCAGCGCGCCGGCGCTTGGCTACGACGACTACGCGGGCGCCGGTACCCTGGCCGGCAAGGTGGTGGTGTACCTCAGCGGCGCGCCGGCCAGCTTGCCGAGCAACGAACGCGCCTACTACTCGTCGGGAGCGGTGAAGGATGCCGAGGCCGTGAAGCGCGGGGCCATTGGCACCATCAGCTTCACCTCGCCCGACGATCCGCGTTTCCGCTGGGATGTCAGCGTCGCCACCAGCAAGCAGGGCAGCTTCGCCTGGGTCAATGCGCAGGGCCAGCCCAGCCGCGGCGATGCGGCGTTACGCGGGTCGGCATCCCTGAACCATTCGGGCGCGGCGGCCCTGTTTACCGGTGCGCCTACGCCTCTGGCGGAGATCTTCAAGACCGCAGCCGCGAGCAAGCCGCAGGCGTTCGACCTGGCCACCCGCGTCTCCATCGCCACCAGCAGCACCCGCAAGGACATCGACAGCGCGAACCTGGTCGGACGCGTCAAGGGCAGCGATCCCCAACTGCAGGCCGAGCACGTGGTCTATATCGCCCACGTCGATCACTTCGGTCGCGGCGTCGCGATGAACGGCGACGACATCTACAACGGCGCGCACGACAACGCGTCCGGTGTGGCGGTGGTGCTGGAGATCGCTCATGCCGCGGCGACGCTGCCGACCAGGAGCCGGCGCTCGGCGCTGTTCCTGTTCGTGACCGCCGAGGAGCGGGGCCTGCTGGGCTCCGACTACTTCGCGCGCCACCCGACGGTGCCGCGCGAATCGATCGTGGCCGACATGACGCTCGACATGCCGTTCCTGTTCCACCCGCTGCTCGACATCGTGCCCTACGGCGCGCAGCACTCGTCGCTGATGGCGCCGGTCACGAAGGCGGCGCAGCACCTGGGAATTGCCCTGGCGGAGGACCCGATTCCCGAGCAGGTGCTGTTCATCCGCAGCGACCACTTCAGCTTCGTGCGGCAGGGCGTTCCGTCGCTGTTCATCAAGAGCGGATTCACGACCGGCGACCCGGCGCGGGATGGCGGGCAGATCAACGCGGCGTATCGCCGCGACGTGTATCACAAGCCCAATGACGACATGAACCAGGCCTTCGACTTCGAGGCCGGTGCGGCGCACGCGCGGCTCAACTTCCTGACCGGCTGGCTGGTGGCGCAGGAGACGGCGCGGCCGACGTGGAACCCGGGCGATTTCTTCGGCCAGTTGTTTAGCGCGGCGGCGCGCTAG
- the katG gene encoding catalase/peroxidase HPI has translation MKKRLITLLAACAVAALPLVSTHTVYAQGEPKPNQFWWPDQLDLSPLRQHAAKSNPLGDQFDYAKAFASLDLAAVKQDIAKVLTTSQPWWPADYGHYGPFFIRMAWHSAGTYRVSDGRGGAGGGQQRFEPLNSWPDNANLDKARRLLWPVKQKYGQKLSWADLMVLAGNVSLESMGFKTFGFAGGREDEWEPELVDWGPEKKWLADERHTGDRMLANPLAAVQMGLIYVNPEGPNGKPDPLAAARDIREAFGRMAMNDEETVALIAGGHTFGKAHGAYAPDKCVGPEPAAVGIEGQGLGWENKCGKGNAGDTVTSGLEGAWTSRPISWTSEYLTNLFAWDWVQTKSPAGATQWIPANGQGATLVPDAHDPSKRHAPIMFTTDLALRFDPSYGKIAKRFQENPEAYRLAFAKAWFKLTHRDLGPRARYLGPEVPREDLIWQDPLPRIERPIDVKDVAQLKAQILKSGLTVPELVRTAWASAVTFRNTDMRGGANGARVRLAPQKDWVVNNPAELAKVVKTLEGIQAGFNKGKQQVSLADLIVLGGSAAIEQAAKNAGVTITAPFTPGRADASDAQTDVPSFAPLEPTADGFRNYYGPGQRQSPAELLIDRASMLSLSAPEMTVLVGGMRVLNANAGQAAHGVFTSRPGTLSNDFFVNLLDMSTKWTKSASTDGLYEGVDRATGKVKWTATPVDLAFGSNSELRALAEVYASDDAKEKFVRDFVAAWHKVMNLDRFDVN, from the coding sequence ATGAAGAAGCGCCTGATTACCCTGCTCGCCGCTTGCGCGGTGGCAGCGCTCCCGCTCGTGTCCACGCATACCGTGTATGCCCAGGGCGAGCCCAAGCCCAACCAGTTCTGGTGGCCCGACCAGCTTGACCTGTCGCCGCTGCGACAGCACGCCGCCAAATCCAACCCACTGGGCGATCAGTTCGACTATGCGAAGGCGTTTGCCAGCCTCGACCTGGCCGCGGTCAAGCAGGACATCGCCAAGGTCCTGACCACCTCGCAGCCCTGGTGGCCGGCCGACTACGGCCACTACGGTCCGTTCTTCATCCGCATGGCCTGGCACAGTGCCGGCACCTACCGCGTGTCCGACGGCCGCGGCGGCGCCGGCGGCGGCCAGCAGCGCTTCGAGCCGCTCAACAGCTGGCCCGACAACGCCAACCTCGACAAGGCGCGGCGGCTGCTGTGGCCGGTCAAGCAAAAGTACGGTCAGAAGCTCTCCTGGGCCGACTTGATGGTGCTGGCCGGCAACGTCTCGCTCGAATCGATGGGCTTCAAGACCTTTGGCTTTGCCGGCGGCCGCGAGGACGAATGGGAGCCGGAGCTGGTGGACTGGGGTCCCGAGAAGAAGTGGCTGGCCGACGAACGCCACACCGGCGACCGGATGCTGGCCAACCCGCTGGCCGCCGTGCAGATGGGGCTGATCTACGTCAATCCCGAGGGCCCGAACGGCAAGCCTGATCCGCTGGCCGCTGCCCGCGACATCCGCGAGGCCTTTGGCCGCATGGCGATGAACGACGAAGAGACGGTGGCGCTGATTGCCGGCGGACACACCTTCGGCAAGGCGCACGGCGCGTATGCGCCAGACAAATGCGTGGGCCCCGAGCCGGCGGCGGTGGGCATCGAGGGTCAGGGCCTCGGCTGGGAGAACAAGTGCGGCAAGGGCAACGCCGGCGACACGGTGACGAGCGGCCTTGAAGGCGCCTGGACGTCGCGGCCGATTTCGTGGACCTCGGAGTACCTGACCAACCTCTTCGCCTGGGATTGGGTGCAGACCAAGAGCCCCGCCGGCGCGACGCAGTGGATTCCGGCGAACGGCCAGGGCGCGACCCTCGTGCCGGATGCGCACGACCCCTCGAAGCGGCATGCGCCGATCATGTTCACCACCGACCTGGCGCTGCGGTTCGACCCGAGCTACGGGAAGATCGCGAAGCGCTTCCAGGAAAACCCGGAGGCGTACCGGCTGGCGTTTGCCAAGGCGTGGTTCAAGCTGACGCACCGCGACCTCGGTCCGCGGGCCCGCTACCTCGGTCCGGAGGTCCCGCGCGAGGATCTGATCTGGCAGGACCCGCTCCCCAGGATTGAGCGGCCGATCGACGTGAAGGACGTGGCGCAGCTGAAGGCCCAGATCCTGAAGTCGGGCCTGACCGTTCCGGAGCTGGTCCGGACGGCGTGGGCATCGGCGGTCACCTTCCGCAACACCGACATGCGTGGTGGCGCCAACGGCGCGCGCGTTCGTCTCGCGCCGCAAAAGGACTGGGTCGTCAACAATCCCGCCGAGCTGGCAAAGGTAGTGAAGACGCTCGAAGGGATCCAGGCGGGCTTCAACAAGGGCAAGCAGCAGGTGTCGCTCGCGGACCTGATCGTGCTCGGCGGCAGCGCGGCGATTGAGCAGGCCGCGAAGAATGCCGGCGTGACGATCACCGCGCCGTTCACGCCGGGACGCGCCGACGCGTCGGACGCGCAGACCGACGTGCCCTCGTTTGCGCCGCTCGAACCCACCGCCGACGGGTTCCGGAACTACTACGGCCCCGGCCAGCGCCAGTCGCCGGCGGAACTGCTGATCGATCGGGCCAGCATGCTGAGCTTGTCGGCGCCCGAGATGACGGTGCTGGTCGGCGGCATGCGCGTGCTGAACGCCAACGCCGGCCAGGCGGCCCACGGCGTCTTCACCAGCCGGCCCGGAACCTTGAGCAACGACTTCTTCGTGAACCTGCTCGACATGTCCACCAAGTGGACCAAGTCGGCCTCGACTGACGGCCTCTACGAGGGTGTCGATCGCGCGACCGGCAAGGTGAAGTGGACGGCGACCCCGGTTGACCTGGCGTTCGGCTCGAACTCGGAGCTGCGCGCCCTGGCCGAGGTCTACGCGTCAGACGATGCGAAGGAGAAGTTCGTGCGCGACTTCGTGGCGGCATGGCACAAGGTCATGAACCTCGATCGCTTCGACGTGAACTAA
- a CDS encoding LysR family transcriptional regulator produces MEMHQLRYFAKVAELGNVTRAAEACHVSQPSLSQQIAKLERELGQPLLERLGRGVRLTEAGRLFRRYADQILSLTEDARTRVADTPDSGRIVLAAIPTIAPYFLPALLTRFAKECPQAQVEIVEDTTSNILRLLAEGDADLAIVALPIQAEHVHTKTLFTEELLAVLPSRHPLAKKPKLGLKDLASEPFVVLNEAHCLTRNTMSFCERHAVSTLITAKSHQLLTVLELVRLGLGVSLIPAMAVPKGRDRGRVYRSLGGDKPSRTVALAWNRMHYQTQLFKRFVQFLSEPSG; encoded by the coding sequence ATGGAGATGCACCAGCTGCGCTACTTCGCCAAGGTGGCCGAGCTCGGCAACGTGACCCGCGCGGCCGAGGCCTGCCACGTCTCGCAGCCGTCGCTCAGCCAGCAGATTGCCAAGCTCGAGCGCGAACTCGGCCAGCCGCTGCTCGAGCGCCTGGGCCGCGGGGTGCGGCTGACCGAGGCCGGCCGGCTCTTCAGGCGCTACGCCGACCAGATCCTCAGCCTGACCGAGGACGCCCGCACCCGCGTGGCCGACACCCCGGACTCCGGCCGCATCGTCCTGGCCGCAATCCCCACGATCGCGCCGTACTTCCTGCCCGCGTTGCTGACCCGCTTCGCGAAGGAATGCCCGCAGGCGCAAGTTGAAATCGTCGAAGACACCACCAGCAACATCCTGCGACTGCTCGCCGAAGGCGATGCCGACCTGGCGATCGTGGCGTTGCCGATCCAAGCCGAACACGTGCACACGAAGACGCTGTTCACCGAAGAACTGCTGGCCGTGCTGCCGAGCCGGCATCCGCTCGCGAAGAAGCCGAAGCTGGGCTTGAAGGACCTGGCGTCCGAACCGTTCGTGGTCCTGAACGAGGCGCACTGCCTCACCCGGAACACGATGAGCTTCTGCGAGCGGCATGCGGTATCGACCTTGATTACCGCGAAGAGCCACCAACTGCTGACCGTGCTGGAGCTGGTGCGGCTGGGACTGGGCGTGTCGTTGATCCCGGCGATGGCGGTACCCAAGGGGCGCGATCGCGGCCGCGTCTACCGGTCGCTCGGTGGTGACAAGCCATCGCGGACCGTCGCGCTTGCCTGGAACCGGATGCACTACCAGACCCAACTGTTCAAGCGGTTCGTGCAGTTTCTCTCGGAGCCTTCGGGCTGA
- a CDS encoding universal stress protein encodes MARPKEFHVLVASDGSLSATAAVVSARRFPWPEATRAFVAIARGRDDHQARPSVRASLDRAAEIVAESTVEALRGRWPDVRAKVIPGLPVDAIVTRAKAVGADVIVLGWRGHGAVRRLMAGSVSRGVVRSAPCSVLVVRRAVSQIQNVVIGFDGSAPARRAVDLVARLQVPTGGRVTLVTAADTMRATSNSLLPADVRGEVAAEVARINRRRLATARAQLATAGNTLRAAGWKTQARITTLDPLKSLLAAVSDTDATLLVVGARGVTGLKRLLLGSVAEGALDRSPAPVLIVR; translated from the coding sequence ATGGCCCGGCCCAAAGAATTCCACGTTCTAGTTGCCTCTGATGGTTCCTTGTCGGCGACGGCGGCGGTGGTGAGCGCGCGGCGCTTCCCCTGGCCCGAGGCGACGCGGGCCTTCGTCGCCATTGCACGAGGGCGCGATGACCACCAGGCCCGCCCATCGGTGCGCGCCAGCCTGGATCGAGCGGCCGAGATCGTGGCCGAGAGCACGGTCGAAGCGCTGCGCGGGCGCTGGCCGGACGTTCGGGCCAAGGTCATCCCAGGACTGCCGGTCGATGCGATTGTCACGCGCGCGAAGGCGGTAGGCGCCGATGTGATCGTGCTCGGGTGGCGCGGGCACGGCGCGGTCCGGCGCTTGATGGCCGGCAGCGTTTCTCGTGGTGTCGTTCGCAGCGCACCGTGCTCGGTGCTGGTCGTGAGGCGCGCGGTGTCGCAGATCCAGAACGTCGTGATTGGGTTTGACGGCTCAGCACCGGCGAGGCGCGCCGTCGACCTGGTGGCCCGCCTGCAAGTGCCCACGGGCGGCCGCGTCACGCTGGTTACCGCTGCCGACACCATGCGGGCGACGTCGAACAGCCTGCTGCCCGCGGATGTCCGCGGTGAGGTCGCGGCCGAAGTGGCGCGCATCAACCGGCGCCGGCTCGCCACCGCGCGCGCGCAACTGGCCACCGCCGGCAACACGCTTCGGGCGGCCGGCTGGAAGACGCAGGCGCGGATCACCACGCTCGACCCGTTGAAGAGCCTGCTGGCGGCGGTGTCTGACACGGATGCGACCCTGCTGGTGGTGGGTGCCAGAGGCGTGACGGGCCTCAAGCGACTGTTGCTGGGCAGCGTCGCCGAGGGCGCACTGGACCGCAGTCCGGCGCCGGTCTTGATCGTGCGGTGA